In Drosophila busckii strain San Diego stock center, stock number 13000-0081.31 chromosome 3R, ASM1175060v1, whole genome shotgun sequence, the sequence CGTGGGAATCCTGAGCGAACTGCGCTGGGGGCAGCATATCAATAATACAGTTTAAAGCACTCACTGACTACAAATTGAATGACGACTGTAGCGAGACTGTACATTAATCAATACGTCACCAGCGTCAGTTCACAACGATATCGATCGAGCGCTGCCTTTGTGCGCCGCTGCTGATTTATGCacattatatatacttacCATATAAGCAAAACGACTGCAATATCAAATTACATAAACATTAATCTTAATCTATCAATAATTAAACTTGCAGCGCGATGAATCCGATATTGAGAATGTTAAGCTCACAGCACGCGAGCGTCGCTTCATCAAGTTCGCCTCAGTGGAGTTTGATAATCAGTTGTATATGACGCCACAGGACTTTTTGGATTCAGTGGTGGAGCAAGAGCCCAGACGTAAGTAGCTAATGAAACAGCAAATTCAACAATTGTAGTTCATTTTGATTACTTACAGCGCGTCTAAAGCGTCGACTGCTGAGCAATGAGGAAGTGGATAAATATAAGGATAATACGCCAGCGCTTAAAAAAGGCTCAACGCGACTGTTTCGCAATCTGAGAGATAAAGGCATTATTTCGTATACGGAgtacttgtttttgttgtctatACTAACAAGTAAGTTGGCAACAATTAAGCATATAGTAAAGCTATATTAATATGTGTTTAATAGAGCCCAAATCTGGATTTCGCATAGCCTTTAATATGTTTGATACCGATGGAAATCAACGCGTCGATAAAGCAGAATTTCTAGTTGtaagtttataatattaagcatataatttaagtgtgtaagtgtgtgtataACAATAGCAGcctgtatataattttattttgtattttttatataatttattagatTGTTTCTATTTTGGCCGGTGCGCTCAAAGATATGCATAACGTTGATGCTCAAACAAAGGCAATTGTAAGCTTTTCATTTctattattttacaatttaattaattataaaaattctttttaaataagcCAGCAAATGTGTAAGCGTCAACAGCACTCAATGTACTGTTAgttcagtttattttatataattataatttcatttattgtaaCACGTATTTAGCTAACGCGTTTAGTTTCCTATGAAGAACGCAGCCAGATTAAACGTACCATGGCACCACAGCCAGGTCTTGTAAGTTTTGAGTGCGTTTACTAAAGTTTGttgagcttttgctttgtttttgaaaaCTGCGCGCAAttgtaaaatatgcattacgcatacgttgagcttagcttaagttttataagACAGCCGAAACTTATCATAGGCCTTATGTACTTCATTTTTAAGCGCTTTAGTTCTTTAAAGTTGTGTttgtattgttatttattgctttgtttttatccTACCAAACAACCCGTACTAAATACCTAACATTTCTTCTCTACATGACCTAACCTCACCCACGCTACCTCTCCTTATAtgttattgtatataaaaagatGGAGCGCATATTCAGCGGCGCTTGGAAAGAAAAACATGGTGAGCAAACGTCTGAAAATGATGAAGATATTGCCGAGACTCCATTAGAGGTAAGCTACAAAGCATGTGCACGCCTAAGCATTAAAACTAGCTGCGTTTtggcttaaacaaatatttattttaaactttataaattcACAGAGCGAGTATGTTAACGATGGCGAAGGACTGCAGCGTCGTCATGTTGTGCCCACAACTTTGCAGCTTCATTTCTTTGGCAAGCGCGGCACAGGCGTCATTAACTATGATAACTTCTATCGCTTTATGGACAATTTGCAAACGGaggtgctggagctggagttcCACGAGTtcagcaaaggcaacagcgTTATAAGCGAACTTGACTTTGCTAAGATTCTGCTGCGCTACACTTATTTGGCCACTGATGAGTACGATGTGTTCTTGGAGCGTCTGCTGCAGCGCGTACGCGAGGAGAAaggcatttcatttaatgacTTTCGCGACTTTTGTCATTTTCTGAACAATCTGGATGACTTTACCATAGCTATGCGCATGTATACTCTAGCAGATCGTGCTATATCCAAGGGTTAGCTTATGCTTAACTATTGTAtactttattttcatattttgcttttgttacacAGATGAATTTGGACGCGCTGCCAAAATCTGCACTGGCTATTCGCTAAGTCAGCATTTGATTGATACTGTCTTTGCTATATTCGATGCAGATGGTGATGGTTTGTTGTCCTATAAGGAGTTCATAGCTATAATGAAGGATCGTTTGCATCGCGGCTTTAAAGTAAGTGGTCGTTTCTTTGATTACAATGAGGCACTGGATGCTTACGATGAGCCCGATTATCCATTGTTTGTTGCCTGGCGTCATCGTGTGTGTCGCCACTTGGATTACTTCATAGACAGCGATGCGCTGTGGCATTAATTTAAcagctttttgttattgttattgctctatgtgctgtttgtttgttcctTGTTTCGTAAGCCTAatactcttttatttttatttaatatttaaccaATTGTTTAACAACTCAATTGGcactattaatttaattttaagtttacaCACGCcatacaaacatattaaacaatacatacatttcaaaatttggcttttattttatgtttaacaattttacaaatttattgttttgtcatttattcatttagcagctcgcttttaattttgttattctttAGCAAGATGCTGAAATTATAGCAATGCGTTTAAAAAAGGTAACTGAAGCATCAGCTCAAGCGCAGGTTAGTTTAGGCCATGTTAAAACCCCAAACTTTACTtagcgccgctgctgctttttatcaTTTACTTGTGTATCTCCCAATTTCAACGTCTTTATTGTCTATTGTtgctaacatttaattaattaaactattgcCTTGCAGTCTGTGGCCAAGTCAGAGGGCTGGGAGGCCTTCAAGTACTGTCTGCGCAATGAAATGAAGTCGGCCAAGAAGTCAGCCAACTGTTAATGTCCAACACACAGTCGGCGCGTTTAAGCCAAAAGTGTAACAAACACAATCATTAGCTCTACCAAATTATTTGTGCAATCTAAAAATCTCTTGTTAGctacattttgttaaattatgaATCTGTTATAACCCCAAAGCTCGCTAGgccaaaaactaaatttgttataatatttatgcgcatttaaatgcagttgttaacaaaaagaaaaccaaataaattcatagtcaatttatttttagttgatttttatatatatattttaagtgaAGCTgtataaaattgcaatcaagGCCATTAACTTGTTTAggttttaattagaaaaaaagGTTTGGTTGCAGTTACGAAATGTTTAATACTAggtgcaattttttttatatataaagtttatataaactaCAAGTTGTAGCAAATACAACGAGTGCCTCAGTAACATGCGGAGGCACTGCAATGAATgctttaataatgaaaatatataactttaactatttgctatataaatttcGGCACTACatcgaaatatataaatattaattattatcacAGTTGAATTGTGTGCAAAACACACTTATCATTTCTTcaaacttaatatatatatcgtatgaACTTCAGTACgttttgaaacattttgcTAAGAAACACGAATTTAAATTGGGAATTATCTTGGAAtagttgcataaaaattgcacattttaaataataataataatatttatgctaaaaattaaactaaattacattacattaaataaacaaaattgccaCACTGATTGCATGTGTATTTAATCCTGTGCGGTTGAGGGCAGAGTCCAGCTAACAAACTTTTCCTTCTCCTGCTCCTTATTGCCTGCATAGTTACGATTGCTTGCCTTGGTGCGGCGGAACTTGAAATTGGCAAACACATCACGTTtgccagcatcagcagcatccaGCGCTTGGCCATCCAGCTCCAGATTGCGCTGCAGTCCGACGCCAGCCATGGGCTCCTCATTGACTGGCTTGCGAAAGTTGTAGGCGCCCTTGCGCTGCTTCAGCATCgaagcaggcggcggcggcgtcttcTTGGGACTACCTGTCTTGGGCATGGGCTTGGGATCACGCATTAGCATGGGAAACAGCGCATCGTCGGCATCAAAGTACCAAGGACGCGAGAAATGATAGCCCGCGCTGTAGTAGGGCTTGAAAACGGGTTCGTTTGAGCAAATACTGAAGGCATGATAGGCATGTGATATGAGCTGTGGAAAGCGCTCCACCCAGTAGTTGGTGAACTCGTGTGGTATGCTGCCAAGCAGCTCCTGCGCCTCTGGCGTCAGCTCATGATAGTGATGCTTCTTATTGCGCAGCGCGCGCAGCAAATCGCGCACGCTAGCGCCCATATAGCCGCGATATTTACGCAGATCGTCGGTGATTAGCGCATCCAAGTGCATGTTCCAATCTTCGAGCACAACAATGCGTCCGTTTTTCTCCAAAGATTTGAGCGGCTCAGCATGGAATTGCAGCTTCTCCACGCGATCGCTCACGTCCTGCAGAAAACTAAGCATCTTAGGCTCATCCCAGAATAAAGGATGATTGCCAATGCAGCGTGCGGGCGGACGCGACTGCGGATCCTTGTGTATCATATCAGATATAAGCTGCTCCGCTAATATCTacaacaaaagtaatttaatataaatgccaaatgcatattttgtgcGCTTACAATTTTGTTATGCTCGCTGTCGTCCTCAGCACGCAGCTTGGCCAGCGTGTACTCGTGGGAAAGTATGTTGGCCTGGCGCTTAAGCGTGTCACCAAAGGCATGATGACCACCGCTTAGCACATAGTAGTAAACGCAGCCCAGCGAGAATATATCCACAGCTGTAGTctgttaacaaaacaaatgtttaataacaaaGCTTAGATTAAAGTTCAATGCTGCAGCTTACGGTGCGTTGGGCGCGCATCATTTCGGGCGCTATCCAGCCATCAGTGCCTGTGACGCCGGAGCGACGTGAAAAGCTGGTGCGTCCAAAGTTAAGTTTCTTGCAAAGACCAAAGTCCGAGATCATAACACGCACCTTGCCTTTAGCATCGGGTAGCGATAGCAGCACATTCTGCGGTTTAATGTCGCGATGTACTAAAGCAAAAGATTAGGCATTagtttatgcatataattaattgatggATAGACTGACTCACCTATATCAAGTGAATGCAGATGACTAAGCCCAGCTGAGGACTGTATAAGCACCTGCCATATATCAATGTGCTCACGCAGCTCCAGCGCGCGCTCGCCCTCTGTATAATCCTGCAGCGTAGCAGCGCAAAGCTCCACAGCAATATAGCGAAACTGTCGATCCTGCTCGGTGCAAAAGTAACGCACAACATTCTCATGTGCATCAGATTCacgcagcagcgccacctCACGATCCGCAAAGGTAAAACACTCAGGCAGCAGCCGTTTGACAGCAACAAAGCGCTCCTCAAAGTTGCctttgaaaacaaaagtgcCCTCGCAGCCTTTGCCCAGCACCTCATTCGAATTGAAGCTTATTTTGCCCACGCGCACTTGTCCATTGCCCAAGTCTACCAGATCCTGCGCGCTtatgttgctgccattgctaCCATTGCTGCCATTAGCGCTGCCACCTGTAGGCACCAGCGTTTTGGAGCCATTCTCGCTCTGCTTCTGCAGCTCACGCATAGTGCTGCACGTATACCAGAATAAAGCAATCATGcccataacaataacaatcagTATCTGATGCACTTTGCCGCTGGGATGCTCCATGAACCACTCGTTAATAAAAGCCTgcactttgttgctgttggccagTATAATTGTTTTGGTGCGATTTATGGTATTAAACTGCGGCTCAATTGTAAGCTCCAGCTCTGGATCTGTTTGCACGCCAATGTCAGCAGCGTTTTTCTCATTATTTGCCAGCAGCCCAAAGCCATCGTTATAGTTGTGTATGGTAGCCAAACTTTGCACATCTTTGTTGTCCGCAGGTGTAGGCGACAGCTGTAAATTGCCATCATTGGGCATATTGTAATGACCCAGCATAATGCCAGGATTGTCCTGCAGCATGTCATTTATGTAAATAGTGCGTGGATCAGCTGCTTGATTGTTGTTTTGCTCAGCAGCAGGTCCATCCAGCAGCTTAATGGCAGGCGTAGTTGAAATACGCGGCGTATTCTTGTCCACCAGCGAGGGTAGTGCATAAAGTCCATTCTGATGCTCGCCCACATACAGCGATTgactataaattgttaaaagcgTATTAGCAAACAGTAGtataaattatagtttaagCTTACAATAGTTTAACAGTATTAACATTGCCTATTTTAGACTCTTCCAATATAGCTTGATAAGCTTCATCGGATACAGTGGTAAAGGGCACGCTTAGCAAACCATCGGGTCCTAGcagaaaagcagcaactacCGGACTGCTTAGATCACGTTGCCATAGAAATTTGCCCTGCTTGCGATCTAGTGTAACAATTTGTCCGCTGCTAGTGCTGGTCAAGTGTATATACTCTGCAAatgaataaacaattaatatataataactaatTGACTTAAATGTTCACTTACCATACTCCTTCGCCAGCTCTGGTGGCGCACTTAACGCATTATAAtcataaaaagtaatattCCAGGGTTTGACATTTTTATCTTTAGCCAAACTGTCGTACATCATAACCGTGTACTGCGTGCGTCCCAAGTAAATAGCACGCGATGTTGCCCAGCCAATTTGCTCATCCTCTGTGCCATCCATGCTGGCATCACCAAAGCCCATAACCTTTTCACGTCGTCCTGTCTTTGGATCAATCATATACCAAGTGTCGCTCTTTTTGCCCGAGTACAAAATGCCATCGGATGAGCGACAAGGCGCATTGGCCACCAGCTGTGGTATAGTGTAGGGCAACTTCTTTAGACTGCCCATTTGTCCTAACTGATAAATGCTGCCATCTCTAGGATCAGGCAAATAATGCGGCACATGCACATTTTCCTGCGGCTCTGCAACAATAGGCGGATCTGCAATAAACagcaagttataaatattgtatttaaaataaatatagcgcataaatattgtgcaaattgttaaaaacaaCTTGAGCACttttcatgctgctgctgtttgcattatttgtaCAAAACACTTGAGCACATATTTGTTATCATTaatgcacagcagcaggcacatgTCTATATCTACAAACGTatcataaacaatttcaagtaACTGCCAAGTATTATCTATTTTCAATACACCAActtgacaacaataacaaaattatggTAAACTGCAGTAAGTAGTaatttgttaaagtttaaGTTGCTGCTAGGCGACAAATATGAACAAcaaagcgcgcacacacatgtgtactatatatatgtatgtgtatgtcgACCGACTAGTGCTtatctttaaaatttaaccCACTCACGCCGTTATGCATTGGCGCGTTAATTTCATTAAGAATGTAAGAGTTACTGAGAGAGCATTAcaagcgctctctctcttttacgctctctctctcaacaGGTCATTTAACCTGGCTGGTCGAGCACTCTAATTAGCATTCGCATTCTAATCAAATAACGGCGTATTCTGCCATGTGATGAGCTAATCAACAGCGACTAAAACATCAAAATATGTAATACCAAATCAATATTGTTTATACTTTTAGTCGTTACGCTTgacttattaaaataatgcagcCAAAATGAGCACATTACATTAgagttaatattattatatacacatatcatttgtttagtttattagcTTCATTTACGTCTTGCTTTTGTCAACCTTAATGACTACAGTTCCAAGTAATCGGACTTGTATATAGTATTCGTATGAATTGTTTTGCATCTGAAAATCTTGTTCAGATGTTCTACACATgtagccgctgctgctaaaatGATATGccatgaaattaaatgaaaggCCAGCAGCGCTTAGAGCAGCGTGAAATTTGTGATTTGAAAaacattcatatatatgtatgtacatgtgtatgtgtggtaTGTATAGATCTAAACATAAACCACATGTAGATTTATCGCTGCATACAATCTTTACGGTACGCCCCGTTACTCTGTAtgctgtataaaaaataaaataattattattcgTTATCGAATGATTGTctactatataaaattaaactaacttttagcagcaaagcttgcttgtcaatttaaaattaataaatgtaactCTATAATCAAAGCCACATTATATGAAATAgcttttatattgattttgaCGTTTGTGCGTAATACGTGCAATATTTTGCCAACTGTCATCGAGCCAGGCATGGaaaaacacaataacaaaagcgataataatatttttgtgttggCAGTTTAATTAAGAGCACCTCTACTTTGGATACTTTTGTTTGGGTTTTCTATGTGCGTGGCGTGTCTACAAAGATTACGCCTctacttgtgtgtgtatttataaatttcttatcAGTACACGCCGTTGAAATTATTTCTACAGAAGTGAGAGTAACCGCAGCAGCATCTCAGCCGCGCGGCGATATACCGGGTAATACACCAATACATACGCACCAATACATACGCTCTCTAGTTTGGTGTGATGAGCTCATCGATGTTAAAGAACTTTGCGCTATTACTTATGTTGCACTTATTCTCTTTAATGCAAcagtgtttgttttgcttttgcttttgctcgcCGGTGTCGCTAAGAGCGCCCAGCTTGCGTTGGGGGTTGTGGGGCGTTTAACAGCAGGCAACACTGTTGCTGACATATGCTTACTATctcacaagcacacacatgcataagcaAGCAGTGTAAATGGGGCTACCTTTCACGATTGCATTTAGCGGCAACGACACACATAAGTTCAAGTAATaaatgtgtctatgtgtgtgtttgtgtgtacttgttttttgtaattacCATCTGCTATAGTCCAGCGTATTTCGCTTGTCGTCGGATCGATTGCAGTTAGACCACCGCCTAGCGTTGAAAATACCATTAAAGCCTCCTCGTCACGGGCAAGATCCGTACAATCCTATACAAAAGTACAGAaatcaaccaaaaaaaaatatttatgcgggCTTTTGTCACGTTGTCACagcgaaaattttaaaaacccTATTCTTACCGCCTTGTCCTCATCACTGCTCACAACTTCTGCAGAGTCGGCATTCGCacctttgctttgattttgttttgatgCTGAGGCTGATGCAATCGTACCGCCCAATAACAAAATTAGCACGCACAGAGCAACGCAATagtatttcattttgcaaacTCTGAGCGACAAAGACGTCGACGActtgattgctgttgttgttgctgtcattgcCGCGTGAGACATGCGCgaatttttaattggtttCAATTTTAGAATTggtgcagttttatttttattaggaTTGTAtcatattttcaatatttaacttcttttgcttctttttaaattttcacttGTAGTCGTTTCACAATTATTGCGTATTTTCTTTCACCGACATTGTTGTGTGTTTTAGACTTTTTTTATGACTAACACTTTTCTGTTAAGCTCAACAGATTTACATGGTGCGCTCATTTGGGTACTGTTAACCAGGGCTAACAATTGCGACATTTACAAGTTTGGTATCGATACTCGAACATATGTTATTGtacatttgttttgattattgCACAATGCGAAAGACTGAATTACAGCgtagttatttattaataaaacgTTTGTTTCAAACCCAAAGTGCCGTACAGTATGCGAAACAGCAGCCACGCAACCTTAAGGGAAGAAGCAAAAGCTCACAGGATTGGCTTACGCGGCAGCTAGCCGATCCCTATGTGGAGAAGGCGCGCATGATGAATTATCGCTGCCGCAGTGCATTTAAGCTTATGGAAATGGACGACAAGTACAAAATACTAAAGCCGGGTGATATGGTGTTGGATTGCGGTGCAGCTCCAGGCAGTTGGACACAGGTGGCAGTGGAGCGTACCAATGCAGCCGGAAAGCAGGAGCGTGCGCCCCAAGGAGCAGTTTTCAGCATTGACCTATTGCATTTTCATGCTGTGCCGGGTGCGACCAT encodes:
- the LOC108601539 gene encoding rRNA methyltransferase 2, mitochondrial, with amino-acid sequence MRKTELQRSYLLIKRLFQTQSAVQYAKQQPRNLKGRSKSSQDWLTRQLADPYVEKARMMNYRCRSAFKLMEMDDKYKILKPGDMVLDCGAAPGSWTQVAVERTNAAGKQERAPQGAVFSIDLLHFHAVPGATIFGGMDFTTSLAQQRLRESLAGRQVNCVMSDMAPNATGVRMLDQESITNLCYEVLRFALAMSAHGANLVVKIWDNGDVPKLERDIQTYYEKVKRVKPRASRGDSAEHFLLARGFKGFPPAPT
- the LOC108603973 gene encoding serine/threonine-protein kinase/endoribonuclease IRE1; amino-acid sequence: MSHAAMTATTTAIKSSTSLSLRVCKMKYYCVALCVLILLLGGTIASASASKQNQSKGANADSAEVVSSDEDKADCTDLARDEEALMVFSTLGGGLTAIDPTTSEIRWTIADDPPIVAEPQENVHVPHYLPDPRDGSIYQLGQMGSLKKLPYTIPQLVANAPCRSSDGILYSGKKSDTWYMIDPKTGRREKVMGFGDASMDGTEDEQIGWATSRAIYLGRTQYTVMMYDSLAKDKNVKPWNITFYDYNALSAPPELAKEYEYIHLTSTSSGQIVTLDRKQGKFLWQRDLSSPVVAAFLLGPDGLLSVPFTTVSDEAYQAILEESKIGNVNTVKLFQSLYVGEHQNGLYALPSLVDKNTPRISTTPAIKLLDGPAAEQNNNQAADPRTIYINDMLQDNPGIMLGHYNMPNDGNLQLSPTPADNKDVQSLATIHNYNDGFGLLANNEKNAADIGVQTDPELELTIEPQFNTINRTKTIILANSNKVQAFINEWFMEHPSGKVHQILIVIVMGMIALFWYTCSTMRELQKQSENGSKTLVPTGGSANGSNGSNGSNISAQDLVDLGNGQVRVGKISFNSNEVLGKGCEGTFVFKGNFEERFVAVKRLLPECFTFADREVALLRESDAHENVVRYFCTEQDRQFRYIAVELCAATLQDYTEGERALELREHIDIWQVLIQSSAGLSHLHSLDIVHRDIKPQNVLLSLPDAKGKVRVMISDFGLCKKLNFGRTSFSRRSGVTGTDGWIAPEMMRAQRTTTAVDIFSLGCVYYYVLSGGHHAFGDTLKRQANILSHEYTLAKLRAEDDSEHNKIILAEQLISDMIHKDPQSRPPARCIGNHPLFWDEPKMLSFLQDVSDRVEKLQFHAEPLKSLEKNGRIVVLEDWNMHLDALITDDLRKYRGYMGASVRDLLRALRNKKHHYHELTPEAQELLGSIPHEFTNYWVERFPQLISHAYHAFSICSNEPVFKPYYSAGYHFSRPWYFDADDALFPMLMRDPKPMPKTGSPKKTPPPPASMLKQRKGAYNFRKPVNEEPMAGVGLQRNLELDGQALDAADAGKRDVFANFKFRRTKASNRNYAGNKEQEKEKFVSWTLPSTAQD